A window of Haliscomenobacter hydrossis DSM 1100 contains these coding sequences:
- a CDS encoding DUF1295 domain-containing protein: MGTTLFVVAMLVFGYASLWFLVSVMVKRNDVADIAWGLGYLMICVYLGLSQERTLVPLLVYTLVAIWALRLAAHIYLRNRGKTEDFRYQQWRVDWGSSFYLRSYLQVYLLQGLLLWIIALPIVIAGLSAAEELSAYTYLGMAMWAIGFFFQAVGDYQLTQFVKIRTSKEEVLQTGLWRYSRHPNYFGEILMWWGIFVITIPLPNAWWGVIGPLTITLLLVFVSGVPLLEKRYVGNPVYAAYQKRTNVLVPWFPKSR, encoded by the coding sequence ATGGGAACAACTTTGTTTGTAGTGGCGATGCTGGTTTTTGGCTATGCCAGCTTGTGGTTCCTGGTTTCGGTAATGGTCAAACGCAACGATGTAGCCGACATCGCCTGGGGTTTGGGTTACCTGATGATTTGTGTTTACCTCGGGCTGAGCCAGGAAAGAACGCTAGTGCCCTTGTTGGTGTATACCCTGGTAGCCATTTGGGCACTGCGTCTGGCAGCACACATTTACCTGCGCAACCGGGGCAAAACCGAAGATTTCCGTTACCAGCAATGGCGCGTGGATTGGGGCAGTAGTTTTTACTTGCGTTCTTATTTACAAGTCTATCTTTTGCAAGGCTTATTACTTTGGATCATTGCCCTACCCATTGTCATTGCTGGACTGTCAGCTGCAGAGGAATTATCGGCATACACTTATTTGGGAATGGCCATGTGGGCCATCGGGTTTTTCTTTCAGGCAGTGGGCGATTACCAATTGACGCAGTTTGTCAAAATCCGAACGAGCAAAGAAGAGGTGTTACAAACCGGCTTGTGGCGCTACAGTCGACATCCGAATTACTTTGGAGAAATCCTGATGTGGTGGGGTATTTTTGTGATTACCATACCCTTGCCAAATGCCTGGTGGGGGGTGATTGGTCCGCTGACGATCACCTTGTTGCTGGTTTTTGTATCTGGAGTGCCTTTGTTGGAAAAAAGGTATGTGGGGAATCCGGTTTATGCGGCGTATCAAAAGCGGACCAATGTGTTGGTACCCTGGTTTCCGAAATCGAGATAA
- a CDS encoding response regulator, whose protein sequence is MIKVFIVDDHPMVIEGIKALLHDEENYPVLGSATDAQSALQAFRQALPDVVLLDINLPDMNGIELCERIKKEFPILKVLGISTFKERSYITRLMEKGASGYVLKNVDKEELTEAIRQVAAGRIYFSMEAAAAITGQSSSPVVPILTSREKEVLALIAEGLTNKEIADHLFISPLTVDSHRKNLLAKFAVKNTASLIKLAIEHGVIVL, encoded by the coding sequence ATGATCAAGGTATTTATCGTAGATGATCACCCAATGGTGATTGAGGGAATCAAAGCATTGCTGCATGATGAAGAAAATTATCCGGTGCTGGGCAGTGCTACGGATGCGCAATCAGCTTTGCAGGCCTTTCGACAGGCGCTTCCCGATGTGGTATTGCTCGACATCAACTTACCCGACATGAACGGGATCGAACTTTGTGAGCGCATCAAAAAGGAGTTTCCGATATTAAAAGTGCTGGGCATCAGCACCTTTAAAGAACGCAGCTACATTACCCGCCTCATGGAAAAAGGGGCTTCAGGTTACGTGCTCAAAAACGTGGACAAAGAGGAACTTACCGAAGCCATTCGCCAGGTAGCGGCGGGCAGGATTTATTTCAGCATGGAAGCTGCAGCCGCGATTACAGGACAAAGTTCTTCGCCCGTGGTACCCATTTTGACCAGCCGTGAAAAAGAAGTTCTGGCCCTAATTGCCGAAGGTCTGACCAATAAAGAAATTGCCGATCACTTGTTCATCAGCCCCTTGACGGTGGATAGTCACCGCAAAAATTTATTGGCGAAGTTTGCGGTAAAAAATACGGCGTCGTTGATCAAGTTGGCGATTGAACACGGAGTGATCGTTTTATGA
- a CDS encoding CHAT domain-containing protein codes for MKKLFIVYAKEDLSYLNAAKTNLALLERQGLIRIWDETKLMPGEVRKTIIEQELQSADIVLLLFSSSLIADDFIWDVPMQQVLEKAKKGIVQLIPTIIRPCSFSDTPFGEYETVPSQEKPISNWSNADDAWKLVVDKIKKTVQPVQAQPTPLPSDSPALKHLKDSVNQFTHQAKTREALTAIKTYAHQNNLEKLKRDTLDVEESWLGLEQEKTLGQVSEEKASIQLEQIHNSVLGLLDIKTIRQSIPVPDTLKILMLTANPAGSTELNLNKEHARIAEKLQEKSDQFKLFVKRAVNKEGFKQFTETERPYILHFSGHGTKGQTGGIVVQNDEFNGSAKISPAALDALFEYFIEEEKIQLHTVVLNACHSAEQAQVIAKYVPYVIGTTTSIEDEAAIAFSVGFYFKLAETSDVEKAYKSGRTQAVLEGATKAHFIMYKDGVKFDA; via the coding sequence ATGAAAAAACTGTTCATCGTCTACGCCAAAGAAGACCTCAGCTATTTAAACGCGGCTAAAACAAACCTCGCCTTGCTGGAACGGCAAGGTTTGATCCGAATCTGGGATGAGACCAAACTCATGCCAGGAGAGGTGCGAAAAACGATCATCGAACAAGAACTCCAATCCGCCGACATCGTCTTATTATTGTTCAGTTCAAGCCTCATTGCCGATGATTTCATTTGGGATGTTCCGATGCAGCAGGTATTGGAAAAAGCCAAAAAAGGCATTGTCCAGCTGATTCCCACCATCATTCGCCCCTGTTCTTTTAGTGATACACCTTTTGGAGAATACGAAACCGTACCCTCGCAAGAAAAGCCCATTTCCAACTGGTCGAATGCTGATGATGCCTGGAAATTGGTGGTGGATAAGATTAAAAAAACGGTTCAACCCGTACAAGCTCAGCCAACGCCATTACCCAGCGATTCTCCAGCACTTAAACACTTGAAAGATTCCGTCAATCAGTTTACCCATCAGGCCAAAACGCGGGAAGCATTGACGGCAATAAAAACCTATGCCCATCAAAATAACCTCGAAAAGCTCAAGCGAGATACCCTGGATGTGGAAGAGAGTTGGTTGGGTCTGGAACAGGAAAAAACCCTCGGCCAGGTTTCCGAAGAAAAAGCCTCTATCCAGCTGGAGCAAATCCACAATAGCGTATTGGGTTTGCTCGACATCAAAACGATTCGCCAAAGCATCCCAGTTCCCGATACACTCAAAATCCTCATGCTCACTGCTAACCCAGCCGGTTCTACTGAGCTGAATCTGAACAAAGAGCACGCTCGCATTGCTGAAAAGCTGCAAGAAAAATCCGATCAGTTCAAGCTTTTTGTCAAAAGAGCTGTAAACAAAGAAGGGTTTAAACAATTTACCGAAACCGAACGACCCTATATTTTACATTTTTCAGGACATGGAACCAAAGGCCAGACAGGTGGAATTGTGGTACAAAACGACGAATTCAACGGCAGTGCCAAAATCAGCCCCGCAGCCCTGGACGCCCTATTTGAATATTTTATCGAAGAAGAAAAAATTCAACTGCATACGGTAGTTCTCAACGCTTGTCATTCCGCTGAACAAGCTCAAGTGATCGCCAAATACGTTCCTTACGTCATTGGTACGACCACCAGTATCGAAGACGAGGCCGCGATTGCGTTTAGTGTCGGTTTTTATTTCAAATTGGCGGAAACCAGTGATGTAGAAAAAGCCTATAAATCCGGACGCACGCAAGCGGTGCTGGAGGGAGCGACCAAAGCGCATTTTATCATGTACAAAGACGGGGTGAAATTTGATGCATAA
- a CDS encoding PDZ domain-containing protein: protein MKRIATRFFCFFLLTLSLSATAFGFENTLSPTRAYLGVHLEEISKQKAALLGADNAYGSYITRVIPGSAAEKAGLKPLDYVVGIDQHKTDDDTDLEEILEIYEAGSEATLHLFRQGKPMDIKVTFGPKSNESESNKTRSFLGISPADEDDDDDDATVGVAVDVTKESAAAAMGLQDGDVITAINGYTMIDWTDISAIIRSLEPESDVTLSIRRNDETLTKTGKMGKKDSEEYAISSGRLGTGFSWSGSGNWKQAEDQSGDAFLGVNLGTMSKEKAKKLGFSNAYGTYVSSVIPGTGAAKAGLQAFDYIYGVDEYRVGEGQSLSFILRKFSAGQKANIYFIRKGQERNVSVTLSSKNEDYDEDNDWEDDCDRPFLGVSQSHETYADKGVQVNIVEGSTAKEMGMKAGDLLTSINGYPIIDWGDISMALGTIKAGSTVSVDYLREGKKVSASKVIKSVCDARKSTSYNFNFNRSDDKSKEEGWAFKSAPQIVRVNPANVKAKMEDMGKEDVDKLKAQGVTMSGINNLRLEKINLFPNPTKGLFRLQFDLPEKGQTEVKVLNAAGRTIYEYELGNFSGEFSDEVDISQNGVGTYFLQIRQGDKYASKKIVLQ from the coding sequence ATGAAACGGATTGCAACGAGATTTTTTTGTTTTTTTCTGCTAACCCTGTCTTTGAGTGCCACTGCTTTTGGTTTTGAAAACACGCTCTCCCCCACTCGCGCCTATTTAGGTGTACATTTAGAAGAGATTTCCAAACAAAAAGCTGCGCTCCTCGGAGCAGATAATGCTTACGGCAGTTACATCACGCGGGTAATCCCCGGTTCTGCTGCCGAAAAAGCGGGGTTAAAACCCCTCGATTACGTGGTGGGCATCGACCAGCACAAAACCGATGACGATACCGACCTGGAGGAGATTCTGGAGATTTACGAAGCCGGTTCCGAAGCCACCTTACACCTATTCCGCCAGGGCAAACCCATGGATATCAAGGTAACGTTTGGGCCAAAAAGCAACGAGAGCGAAAGCAACAAAACCCGTTCCTTCCTGGGTATCAGCCCTGCCGATGAAGATGACGACGACGACGATGCCACCGTAGGTGTAGCGGTAGATGTGACCAAAGAATCTGCTGCTGCCGCAATGGGTTTGCAAGACGGCGACGTCATCACCGCCATCAATGGCTACACCATGATCGACTGGACCGACATCAGCGCCATCATCCGCAGTCTGGAGCCCGAATCAGACGTAACCCTGAGCATTCGCCGTAACGATGAGACGCTGACCAAGACGGGTAAAATGGGCAAAAAAGACAGCGAAGAGTACGCCATATCCTCTGGACGTCTTGGCACTGGGTTTTCCTGGTCAGGCAGCGGCAATTGGAAACAAGCCGAGGATCAGTCGGGTGATGCCTTTTTGGGCGTCAACCTCGGCACCATGAGCAAAGAAAAAGCCAAAAAACTGGGCTTTAGCAATGCTTATGGCACCTATGTATCCAGCGTCATTCCCGGCACAGGAGCGGCCAAAGCCGGGCTACAGGCATTTGACTACATCTACGGGGTGGACGAATACCGCGTGGGTGAAGGACAATCCCTGAGTTTCATCCTGCGCAAGTTTTCGGCAGGCCAAAAAGCCAACATCTACTTCATTCGCAAGGGACAAGAACGCAATGTCAGCGTGACCCTCAGCAGCAAAAACGAGGACTACGACGAAGACAACGACTGGGAAGACGATTGTGACCGCCCCTTCCTCGGCGTCAGCCAATCTCACGAAACCTACGCCGACAAAGGCGTTCAGGTCAACATTGTCGAGGGTTCTACGGCCAAAGAAATGGGCATGAAAGCGGGGGATTTGCTCACCAGCATCAATGGCTATCCAATTATCGATTGGGGTGACATCAGCATGGCCCTGGGCACCATCAAAGCGGGCAGTACTGTCAGTGTCGATTACCTCCGCGAGGGCAAAAAAGTAAGCGCGAGCAAAGTCATTAAGTCGGTATGTGACGCCCGGAAATCAACCAGCTACAATTTCAACTTCAATAGAAGTGACGATAAGAGCAAAGAAGAAGGTTGGGCATTCAAAAGTGCGCCCCAGATTGTACGCGTAAATCCGGCCAATGTCAAAGCCAAAATGGAAGACATGGGTAAGGAAGACGTAGACAAACTGAAAGCACAAGGTGTAACCATGTCCGGCATCAACAACCTGCGTTTGGAAAAAATCAACCTTTTCCCCAATCCAACCAAGGGTTTGTTCCGTCTGCAGTTTGACCTGCCCGAAAAAGGTCAAACCGAGGTCAAAGTCCTCAACGCCGCAGGACGTACGATTTACGAATACGAATTGGGCAACTTCAGCGGAGAGTTTTCTGATGAGGTCGACATTTCGCAAAACGGGGTGGGCACTTACTTCCTGCAAATCCGTCAAGGCGACAAATATGCTTCGAAGAAAATTGTTCTGCAATAA
- a CDS encoding WD40/YVTN/BNR-like repeat-containing protein has product MKRLSINLLCIVMLFGGLLHSQQVQAQAKKKNTPAPTVAVSSTPAKTGMDEKLYNSLQWRSIGPFRGGRSAAVTGVPGKPNLYYFGSVGGGVWRTKDGGQTWGNISDGYFGGSIGAVAVSEYDNNVIYVGGGEKTVRGNVSYGYGMWKTQDAGKTWQKIGLEKSMHIPRVRIHPKNPDLVYAAVLGDLYKASEERGVYRSKDGGKNWERILFANADAGAVDLLIDPNNPRVLYATTWRIRRTPYSLDSGGEGSSLWKSTDGGDTWTNLISKKGLPKGPHGIIGVAVSPVNSERIWTIIEAAEGGVFRSDDGGNSWIKTNDDRNLRQRAWYYTRIYADTKDDNIVYVLNVSYHKSTDGGRTFSTSNAPHGDHHDLWIAPEDPQRMIIGDDGGAQVSFDGGENWSTYLNQPTAQFYRVVTDNSFPYRIYGAQQDNSTVRIAHRTDGFSITERDWEPSAGGESAHMAVDPLDNDIVYGGSYGGLLTRQNHRTKQEQTINVWPDNPMGAGAEAMKYRFQWNYPIFFSPHDPKKLYVASDRLHVSTNGGHSWEAISPDLTRNDKSKQQTSGGPITQDNTSVEYYCTVFAACESPYEKDLLWTGSDDGLLHVSRDAGKNWANVTPPSAPQNIMFNSIDADPFNKGGVYVAGTSYKSGDYKPYLFYSKDYGKTWTKITNGIPETHFTRVVRADPKRAGLLYAGTETGMYISFDNGANWQPFQLNLPIVPITDLTIKNDNLIAATQGRSFWMIDDLTPLYQLSTQVASSDFYLYQPIPSYRMDGGQGRGSNNNATEGTNHPGGVTFHYYLKQTPADSVEVKLSILELNGTIIKEYSNKAKENPDKLLSWKEGGNTFNWNMRYPDAKRFDGMIFWAAGTTGPKAIPGKYRVRLTVGGKTQETEFEILKDPRSEATLEDMREQFNFLIAIRDKVSEAHQTILDIRNIRKQLTHFKDLWKENPAMKPLMEKANEIDKAIGEIENELYQTKNRSGQDPLNYPIKLTNKLAHVGAISSGGDYKPTKQATEVKEEMTKKIDQQLGKFRSLRDTQLPEFNRQVREKGIDAILLKEEKLKS; this is encoded by the coding sequence ATGAAAAGATTATCCATTAATTTGCTCTGCATTGTCATGCTGTTTGGGGGCTTGTTGCACAGCCAGCAGGTGCAAGCCCAGGCAAAGAAAAAAAACACTCCTGCTCCAACTGTAGCAGTCTCCAGTACTCCGGCCAAAACGGGCATGGACGAAAAATTATATAACTCCCTGCAATGGCGCTCCATTGGGCCCTTCCGGGGGGGGCGCTCCGCTGCAGTCACAGGTGTACCCGGCAAACCCAACCTCTATTACTTCGGCAGTGTGGGCGGTGGTGTGTGGCGTACCAAAGACGGCGGCCAAACCTGGGGCAACATCTCCGATGGTTACTTCGGCGGATCGATCGGCGCAGTAGCAGTATCTGAATACGACAACAACGTCATTTATGTCGGTGGAGGGGAAAAAACCGTACGCGGCAACGTATCCTACGGTTACGGCATGTGGAAAACCCAGGATGCCGGCAAAACCTGGCAAAAAATTGGCCTGGAAAAATCCATGCACATCCCCCGGGTGCGCATTCACCCCAAAAATCCCGATCTGGTCTACGCCGCAGTATTGGGTGATTTGTACAAGGCCAGTGAAGAACGTGGCGTGTACCGCAGCAAAGACGGGGGCAAAAACTGGGAGCGTATCCTTTTTGCCAATGCCGATGCTGGCGCGGTTGACCTGCTCATTGACCCCAACAACCCCCGGGTGCTCTATGCCACCACCTGGCGGATTCGCCGTACACCCTACAGCCTCGACAGCGGTGGCGAAGGCTCCAGCCTCTGGAAAAGTACCGATGGCGGTGACACCTGGACAAATTTGATCAGCAAAAAAGGCTTGCCCAAAGGGCCACATGGCATCATTGGCGTGGCTGTTTCTCCCGTAAATTCGGAGCGCATCTGGACCATCATCGAAGCCGCAGAAGGAGGCGTTTTTCGTTCTGACGATGGTGGTAATTCTTGGATCAAGACCAACGACGACCGCAACCTGCGCCAACGCGCCTGGTACTATACCCGCATTTATGCCGATACCAAAGATGACAACATCGTATATGTACTGAACGTAAGCTACCACAAATCTACCGATGGTGGCCGTACCTTCAGCACCAGCAATGCACCCCATGGCGACCACCACGACCTTTGGATCGCACCGGAAGATCCGCAACGGATGATCATTGGTGACGACGGTGGTGCCCAGGTTTCGTTTGATGGTGGTGAAAACTGGAGTACTTATCTCAATCAGCCGACTGCTCAGTTTTATCGCGTGGTCACCGACAATTCCTTCCCTTACCGCATTTATGGGGCACAACAAGACAACTCTACCGTGCGCATTGCCCACCGCACCGATGGTTTTTCCATCACAGAGCGCGATTGGGAACCTTCCGCTGGGGGAGAAAGTGCCCACATGGCGGTTGACCCGCTGGACAACGACATCGTCTACGGTGGCAGCTACGGTGGTCTTTTGACCCGACAAAACCACCGCACCAAACAGGAACAAACCATCAACGTATGGCCCGACAACCCCATGGGTGCTGGTGCGGAAGCCATGAAATACCGCTTTCAGTGGAATTACCCGATTTTCTTTTCACCACATGATCCGAAGAAACTGTACGTTGCCTCCGATCGCCTGCACGTGAGTACCAACGGCGGCCATAGCTGGGAAGCCATCAGCCCCGACCTCACGCGCAACGACAAGAGCAAGCAACAAACCTCGGGCGGGCCAATCACCCAGGACAATACCAGTGTAGAGTATTACTGCACCGTTTTTGCCGCTTGTGAATCACCTTATGAAAAGGATTTGCTCTGGACAGGTTCCGACGACGGTTTGTTGCACGTATCCCGCGATGCGGGCAAAAACTGGGCGAATGTAACGCCACCGAGTGCGCCACAGAACATCATGTTCAACAGCATCGACGCCGATCCTTTCAATAAGGGGGGCGTGTACGTGGCAGGAACCAGCTACAAGTCCGGTGATTATAAGCCCTATCTCTTTTACTCTAAAGATTACGGCAAAACCTGGACAAAAATTACCAACGGCATTCCCGAAACCCATTTTACCCGCGTCGTACGCGCTGACCCCAAACGGGCGGGCCTACTGTATGCAGGTACCGAAACGGGTATGTACATTTCTTTCGACAACGGCGCCAACTGGCAACCTTTCCAACTCAATTTGCCGATTGTACCAATTACCGACCTGACCATCAAAAACGACAACCTGATTGCGGCAACGCAAGGCCGCAGTTTCTGGATGATTGACGACCTGACCCCGCTGTACCAACTTTCCACCCAGGTAGCCAGTAGCGATTTTTATCTGTACCAGCCCATTCCCAGCTACCGCATGGACGGTGGACAGGGCCGTGGCAGTAACAACAACGCGACGGAAGGCACCAATCACCCTGGCGGCGTTACCTTTCACTACTACCTGAAACAAACACCTGCCGATTCAGTAGAGGTTAAGTTGAGCATCCTGGAACTAAATGGCACCATCATCAAAGAATACTCCAACAAAGCCAAGGAAAATCCGGATAAATTACTCAGTTGGAAAGAAGGTGGAAATACCTTCAACTGGAACATGCGTTATCCCGATGCCAAACGTTTTGACGGCATGATCTTTTGGGCAGCAGGTACCACTGGCCCCAAGGCGATTCCTGGCAAGTACCGTGTACGGCTGACCGTAGGTGGAAAAACCCAGGAAACCGAGTTTGAAATTCTCAAAGATCCACGTTCTGAAGCTACGTTGGAGGACATGCGGGAGCAGTTCAACTTTTTGATCGCCATTCGCGACAAAGTTAGCGAGGCGCACCAAACCATTTTGGACATCCGCAACATCCGCAAGCAGCTCACCCACTTCAAGGATCTGTGGAAAGAAAATCCAGCCATGAAGCCCTTGATGGAGAAAGCCAACGAAATCGACAAAGCCATTGGGGAGATCGAAAACGAGTTGTACCAAACCAAAAACCGCAGTGGTCAGGATCCCCTCAACTACCCGATCAAGTTGACCAACAAACTGGCTCACGTGGGTGCCATATCAAGTGGTGGAGATTACAAACCCACCAAACAGGCGACAGAAGTGAAGGAGGAAATGACCAAAAAAATCGATCAGCAATTGGGCAAATTCCGCAGCCTGCGCGATACACAATTGCCGGAATTCAACCGTCAGGTGCGGGAGAAGGGAATTGATGCGATTTTGTTGAAGGAAGAGAAACTTAAAAGCTAG
- a CDS encoding DUF2177 family protein produces MPFSKFILSYVLTTVVFFIIDMTWLGLIAKGLYARYLGDFLSDQINWVAAIVFYLLFIVGIFLFVIFPALEKESWRHALLYGALFGFFTYATYDLTNLATLKGWPLNIVFIDIIWGMVLTGSVSLAGYFISNYFK; encoded by the coding sequence ATGCCCTTCTCCAAATTCATTTTAAGTTACGTGCTGACCACTGTCGTTTTTTTCATCATCGACATGACCTGGTTGGGCTTGATTGCCAAAGGTTTGTACGCACGGTATTTGGGTGATTTCCTCAGTGATCAAATCAATTGGGTGGCGGCCATTGTATTTTACCTATTGTTCATTGTGGGCATCTTTCTGTTTGTGATTTTTCCTGCTTTGGAAAAAGAGTCCTGGCGGCATGCCTTATTGTACGGTGCTTTATTTGGTTTTTTCACCTACGCTACATACGACCTGACGAATCTGGCTACCTTGAAAGGTTGGCCGCTGAACATTGTGTTCATCGACATCATTTGGGGCATGGTGCTGACGGGTTCGGTCAGCTTGGCGGGCTACTTCATCTCCAATTATTTTAAATAA